The following are encoded together in the Tetrapisispora phaffii CBS 4417 chromosome 5, complete genome genome:
- the TPHA0E03560 gene encoding uncharacterized protein (similar to Saccharomyces cerevisiae RRP43 (YCR035C); ancestral locus Anc_1.139) yields the protein MNSIENSVIDVKPLVFPKDVLARISPDLILQRYLSLNLRPSIRSFDEFRDISVSNIDDIENEFADNVLGTNILKCGKTIIITTITASIIKEENQDETFERYYEDISGVERRRNKVSEYGSVYPVVEIERGRGNAPPSDEEMNIGQKLHDNILHSGLISKKSLKVDYGVRITDLETNKSKIIYPEEDEINDVPILQLNHYQKNLKYVLHAKITVFSRTGPLFDLCWNSLTYALQNTKLPKAFIDEKAVSLKTIIRSRGKTTELRENFNIICDTNTRVPLQLNKENIAYASNYGIVDLDYDLIDTEYEEKNNDNDKKTVLLADINTESEEEYINSSISIITNKYGNLKNIIVLGGTSKISMEILKKSISLSKIRAHDLESKA from the coding sequence ATGAATTCGATAGAAAATTCTGTAATTGATGTAAAGCCCCTGGTGTTCCCTAAAGATGTTTTAGCCAGAATTTCACcagatttaattttacagAGATATCTTTCATTAAATCTTAGACCGTCCATAAGGAGCTTTGATGAGTTCAGAGATATATCAGTGAGTAATATAGATGATATAGAGAATGAATTTGCTGATAATGTACTGGgtacaaatattttaaaatgtGGCAAAACTATTATCATAACTACAATTACTGCCAGCataattaaagaagaaaaccAAGATGAAACTTTTGAACGATATTATGAAGACATTAGCGGCGttgaaagaagaagaaataaagTGTCGGAATATGGTTCGGTATATCCAGTTGTGGAAATCGAAAGGGGAAGAGGCAATGCCCCTCCGAGTGACGAGGAAATGAATATTGGACAAAAACTacatgataatattttgcaTTCAGGTTTAATTTCGAAGAAAAGTCTAAAGGTAGATTATGGTGTACGAATTACAGATTTAGAAACTAATAAatccaaaataatatatccTGAAGAGgatgaaattaatgatGTACCTATTTTACAACTAAAccattatcaaaaaaatctaaaatATGTATTACACGCAAAAATTACTGTGTTTAGTAGAACTGGTccattatttgatttatgtTGGAATTCGCTAACTTATGCTCTTCAAAATACCAAATTACCAAAAGCTTTTATTGATGAGAAAGCAGTAAGTTTGAAAACGATTATCAGATCCAGGGGTAAAACCACAGAACTTAgagaaaattttaatatcatatGTGATACGAACACTAGGGTTCCACtacaattaaataaagagAACATTGCATACGCTTCAAATTATGGTATTGTAGATCTTGATTATGATCTCATTGACACCGaatatgaagaaaaaaataatgataatgacaAGAAAACAGTACTTTTAGCTGACATAAATACTGAGTCTGAGGAAGAATACATCAATTCTAGTATATCTATAATAACTAATAAATATggaaatttaaagaatataatagtTCTGGGAGGTACAAGTAAAATATCGATGGAGATATTAAAGAAGTCAATATCACTTTCTAAAATCAGGGCCCATGATTTAGAAAGTAAAGCATAG
- the TPHA0E03570 gene encoding uncharacterized protein (similar to Saccharomyces cerevisiae PHO87 (YCR037C) and PHO90 (YJL198W); ancestral locus Anc_1.136) — MKFSYFLKYNAVPEWQSHYMDYNKLKDLIYSLQTEELHNQDENFKSNEIEKLPSKTNPIKDDVIREETFELSELRSSSSNGKTGSSRKEKINNTLKKYKPSIFDKTDKNDRKNSLTNSSINSLESNSIGSNSHDIFIKALLEDKVKVDDFYKRTETKFYDKLSHLIKDLEKEGIHNLRSVNEQNEEIQTLHSRPNSLTNELRSRFTDTGESAPDINSVDFEEDEDEDDYAEDNNDHTALLNYSQFNVKSQRKSLLKQSIVNLYIDLCQIKSFIELNRIGFSKISKKFDKVLKMNIRAELIESGEFFKDTYVFQDAVLNILNDRIFSLIEFYSIITGQTFDIESCEKELKQSLHDHIVWVRSTTWKDMLGLASQQNIFTGLVAAPDATAKAQKNKLKLEYYSYELKSPINIYKWELSSLKIPKLFFTWKAFKLAFIFTFTAILLGVKTFNDPVEHRCMALLECVALLWATEAIPLYATALLVPFLTVLFKVLKNDDGTVKSAAESSSTILGAMWSSTIVILLAGFTLGEVLAQYDIAKILASWLLAFAGTKPRNVLLMAMSVVFFLSMWISNVAAPVLTYSLLTPLLDDLDSTSPFGKALVLGIALAANLGGMASPISSPQNIISMEYLAEYGIGWGQFFAISIPTGIISLLLAWGLMCLTFKINTSKIEKFIPIRSKFTLKQYFIVGMTLATILLWCVESQIESAFGSSGIIALLPIVVFFGSGLLNTNDLNTFPWSIVVLAMGGIALGSAVSSSGLLSTVALALQRKIQNDGTYAILCIFGILMLVIGTFVSHTVSAIIIIPLVQEVGDALSDPKSAPILIFGCCLLSSCGMGLASSGFPNVTAISMVDKKGNRYLSMNTFITRGVPCSLLAFLCVITIGYGIMSTVLKGKTS, encoded by the coding sequence atgaaattctcttatttcttaaaatataatgctGTTCCAGAATGGCAAAGCCATTATATggattataataaattaaaagatttaatttattctcTCCAGACTGAAGAATTGCATAATCaagatgaaaattttaaatctaatgaaattgaaaaacttCCTTCAAAAACCAATCCCATTAAGGATGACGTTATTAGAGAAGAAACTTTTGAATTAAGTGAATTGCGTAGTTCGTCAAGCAATGGCAAAACAGGCTCAtcaagaaaagaaaaaataaataataccttaaaaaaatataaaccatctatatttgataaaacagATAAGAACGATAgaaaaaattctttaactAACTCGTCAATAAATAGTTTAGAAAGTAATTCTATTGGAAGTAATTCGCatgatattttcattaaagcATTGCTTGAAGACAAAGTAAAAGTTGatgatttttataaaagaacTGAAACTAAATTTTATGATAAATTATCCCATCTAATTAAAGATTTGGAAAAAGAAGGTATTCATAATTTAAGATCAgtaaatgaacaaaatgAAGAGATTCAAACTTTGCATTCTAGACCAAACTCACTAACCAACGAATTGAGAAGTAGATTCACCGACACTGGAGAATCTGCTCCCGATATAAACTCAGTTGACTtcgaagaagatgaagatgaagatgactACGCTGAAGATAATAACGATCATACTGCATTACTGAATTATTCTCAATTCAATGTTAAATCACAAAGAAAATCTCTACTAAAACAGtcaattgtaaatttatACATTGATTTATgtcaaataaaatcatttatcGAACTTAACAGAATCGGTTTTAgtaaaatttcaaagaaattCGATaaagttttgaaaatgaacatAAGAGCAGAGTTAATCGAATCTGGCGAATTCTTTAAGGATACCTACGTTTTCCAAGATGCTGTGTTAaacattttaaatgatagaatattttccttaatagaattttattcaataattacTGGTCAAACGTTTGATATTGAAAGCTgtgaaaaagaattaaaacaatCATTACATGATCATATTGTTTGGGTCAGAAGTACAACCTGGAAAGATATGCTGGGCCTAGCATCTCAACAAAATATCTTTACAGGTTTAGTAGCAGCACCAGATGCCACAGCAAAAGctcaaaaaaataagttGAAGCTAGAATATTACTCATATGAACTAAAGTCTCCAATTAACATTTATAAATGGGAATTATCTTCTTTGAAGATTCCGAAACTATTTTTCACTTGGAAAGCATTCAAATTGGCCTTCATTTTCACATTTACTGCAATTTTATTAGGTGTCAAAACATTTAATGATCCTGTTGAACACCGTTGCATGGCATTACTAGAATGTGTTGCTCTATTATGGGCAACTGAAGCTATCCCATTATACGCGACTGCATTGTTGGTTCCTTTTCTAACTGTGTTGtttaaagttttaaagAATGACGATGGTACTGTAAAATCTGCTGCAGAATCTTCATCTACTATCCTAGGTGCAATGTGGTCATCAactattgttattttaCTGGCAGGTTTCACTTTAGGTGAAGTCTTGGCTCAATATGATATTGCCAAAATCCTAGCGTCGTGGCTACTGGCATTTGCTGGCACTAAACCTAGaaatgttttattaatGGCTATGAGTgttgttttcttcttatCTATGTGGATTTCCAATGTAGCTGCTCCAGTTCTTActtattcattattaactCCATTGTTAGATGATCTAGATTCAACTTCACCTTTTGGAAAAGCTTTAGTCTTGGGGATTGCACTTGCTGCCAATCTCGGTGGTATGGCTTCTCCAATTTCTTCTCcacaaaatattatttcgATGGAATACTTAGCTGAGTATGGTATCGGCTGGGGTCAGTTTTTTGCTATTTCAATCCCTACAGGTATAATATCACTGTTATTAGCTTGGGGTTTAATGTGCTTGACATTCAAAATTAACACATCAAAAATCGAAAAATTTATTCCAATTAGAAGCAAATTTACATTGAAgcaatattttattgttggTATGACTTTGGCtactattttattatgGTGTGTTGAATCCCAAATTGAAAGTGCCTTTGGTTCTTCAGGTATTATTGCTTTACTACCAATTGTTGTTTTCTTCGGTTCCGGATTACTAAACACAAATGATCTGAATACATTTCCTTGGTCCATTGTTGTTTTAGCAATGGGTGGTATTGCATTGGGTTCTGCTGTGTCTTCATCAGGTTTATTATCAACAGTTGCTTTGGCtttacaaagaaaaattcaGAACGATGGTACCTACGCAATTTTATGTATTTTCGGCATCTTAATGTTAGTTATAGGCACTTTCGTATCTCATACTGTCTCTGcaatcattattatacCATTAGTACAAGAGGTGGGCGATGCTTTAAGTGATCCCAAAAGTGCTCCAATTTTAATCTTCGGTTGTTGTCTATTGTCTTCCTGTGGTATGGGATTAGCCTCGTCAGGTTTCCCAAATGTTACTGCTATATCTATGGTTGACAAGAAAGGTAACCGTTACTTGTCAATGAATACATTTATTACAAGAGGTGTACCTTGTTCATTGTTAGCATTTTTGTGTGTTATCACTATTGGTTACGGTATCATGTCGACAGTATTGAAGGGTAAAACTTCTTAA